Proteins found in one Nostoc sp. NIES-3756 genomic segment:
- a CDS encoding 1,2-dihydroxy-3-keto-5-methylthiopentene dioxygenase, producing the protein MAVLKLEDGTLHSDLSYITQELATLNIFINRWNIPNNPELQSLLAQDSLDEDEKEQVLKALDSYFEKLQQTAGYQSRDLVVLHPGIPNLDSLIAKFDQIHTHADDEVRYVIDGEAIFGFVRPDGSQVELTVQPEEYINVPAGTEHWFYLTSGRRVKAVRYFITTEAWTPQYTGREIRFRQPIAK; encoded by the coding sequence ATGGCAGTTCTCAAATTAGAGGATGGAACTCTCCACAGCGATTTAAGTTATATTACCCAAGAATTAGCCACCCTCAATATTTTTATCAATCGCTGGAACATTCCCAATAACCCAGAACTGCAAAGTTTATTGGCACAGGATAGCCTTGATGAAGATGAAAAAGAACAAGTACTCAAAGCTTTAGATAGTTACTTTGAGAAACTACAACAAACAGCAGGTTATCAATCGCGTGATTTAGTCGTTCTGCATCCAGGCATACCTAATCTTGATAGCTTAATAGCAAAATTTGACCAAATTCATACTCATGCAGATGATGAAGTTCGTTATGTGATTGATGGAGAAGCTATTTTTGGCTTTGTACGTCCTGATGGTAGTCAAGTAGAACTAACAGTACAACCAGAAGAATATATCAACGTCCCAGCCGGAACAGAACATTGGTTTTATCTCACCTCAGGAAGGCGGGTAAAAGCAGTACGTTATTTCATCACCACAGAAGCTTGGACACCCCAATACACAGGTAGAGAAATTCGCTTCCGTCAACCCATAGCAAAGTAA
- a CDS encoding HAD-IB family phosphatase, with amino-acid sequence MKRIVFCDFDGTITVEETFVAVLKKFAPELSAQLLPEMYAKKLTLREGVKQILQSIPSASYPEIVEFTKPQIIRPGFIELLDFLEFQGVPLVVVSGGLRGMVEVVLNKLVQRVEGIYAVDVDTRNAYLKVNSQYEEDTELIAKVQVMDKYTADEKIAIGDSITDLNMALQASVVFARSPLTKYLDEQQKPYIFWNDFLEIRDYLAQSWS; translated from the coding sequence ATGAAGCGGATTGTTTTCTGTGACTTTGACGGAACTATTACAGTTGAAGAAACATTTGTGGCAGTTCTGAAAAAGTTTGCACCAGAACTTTCGGCTCAACTGCTGCCAGAAATGTATGCAAAAAAGCTAACACTAAGAGAAGGAGTAAAGCAAATTCTCCAATCCATTCCTTCTGCAAGTTATCCAGAAATTGTTGAATTTACTAAACCTCAAATAATACGTCCTGGGTTTATTGAATTACTGGATTTTCTGGAATTTCAAGGAGTTCCATTAGTAGTAGTTTCTGGTGGACTAAGAGGAATGGTAGAAGTTGTTTTAAATAAGTTGGTGCAGAGAGTAGAGGGAATTTATGCAGTAGATGTAGATACTAGAAATGCTTATTTAAAAGTAAATTCTCAATATGAAGAAGATACCGAACTTATCGCCAAAGTGCAAGTTATGGACAAGTACACAGCAGATGAAAAAATAGCGATCGGTGACTCCATTACCGACTTAAATATGGCATTACAAGCGTCTGTTGTATTTGCTCGCTCTCCCTTAACAAAATATCTCGATGAACAGCAAAAACCCTATATTTTCTGGAACGATTTTCTAGAAATACGCGATTATTTAGCTCAATCGTGGAGTTAA